The Saccharomyces eubayanus strain FM1318 chromosome IV, whole genome shotgun sequence genome contains the following window.
GTTACTTGAACTCTGTACAATTTTTGGTTGGAAAGAACTGAGAAAATGCGCGGCTTTGCATGGGTTGGGCTTTGAAGCTAGTGGGCTAGTTTGGGATAAACAAAATGGATATCCAAATGGATTGAAGGAATTCGTTTATGAATTGCTCAATAAAGAATGCACAGTAGGTACTTTTCCCGAGTATAGTGTCGCTTTTGAAACATTTGGATTTCTCCAACAAGAATTGCTCGATAGGATGTCTATTGAACCTCAATTACCTGATTCTAAAGCGAGCATGGATGCCGTTGATGCATATgagttaaaaaaatatcaagaagaaatttgGTCTGACCACTATTGGTGTTTTCAAGTTCTGGAACAATGCTTCGAGATGGATCCTCAAAAACGTAGCTCAGCGGAAGATTTATTAAAGAATCCATTTTTTAATGAGCTAAATGAAAACGCATATTTACAGGATGGCGATAGTACCGACGAAGATGACGTAGTCAGTTCTAGTGAGGGAGATTTGCTCGATAAAGATGTCCTATTAATTTCCGAATAGcaaaaatagaaaactATTGTAGGCTCGAATTAAACTTCATAAGACCATTCCTCTTTCACGAGGAAGTTTTGGTACTTATATATTTGcatagaaaaaaagttaaatAAAATACCATAAAGTAGCGTAGTTAGCATAACTGACTATATTTACTTGATACTGACTAGCACCAAAAGTACATGTGTTAGAAGGTAATCATAAAAATGTATATGAATGAATGGTaattcattgaaattgTGATCTTTCTACTTGCAAATCAAAGGATCAGAAGACAAATGGGATTAAGAAGGCCCTTCTTGTATGgtactttttgtttttcttttgagcCCATGCGTACATTTGGGCTGTTGAAACagtcaagaaaaaaacagcaaataGATTGAACTTGAAGACGAAAGTGAACCAAATCCAAGACCAGACTTCGAAGGTATAGTTAGGAGCGACgaaaagattgaaaataCCTTGGTTTAATGGGACACGAACCTTAGGATTACCATGCTTCTTTTGGTAATCACCCCATAAACGCAATTTGATATGACAGTATAAGTTCCACAATTCGGAAACGACGAAAAGACTAATCAATGTACTCAAATCGTCCAACTTCAGATATGAATAATATTTGAACAACTTAGCATTGCCAAATGGGAACCCGTAACCAAAGTAGCCGAATGAAATGATACCACTTAGAACCCAGTAATGGAAACAATTCTTAAACAAGTTAAAGATTGGCATAGTAGCTAAAGAAAACTGGTGTATGAATAAAGTTTCAAACAGTCTCTTACCATAATGTGCTACAATCAAAGAATAAGCGACCCTATTTAAAAAGGGATTATACTCAGAACTACTACTATGCCATCTCTCTACAACCTTAGGGATTGTAGATAGATAGTAAAAAAGTGAGTGAATCAAAACTGGGCCCAGGTATTCacagaagaaaactaaTCTCCATGAGATCTGGGGACCCAAAtccttgatgaaaaattccattgAATCATTAGCCTCctcttgaaaaaaggtATCTGAAATAACAGGAACCTGCTTAGATTCCTTCTTATAGGTCAATCTTATTCTATACTTGCTGATGTTTCTATTGTTTGCAGAGATTCGCTTTAAAACATCATCTAGGGTAGGCTTTCCTGATAGATCGATTTCAGTGTCCTTCAAACCTTTGGAGCGACTCTTAATAGTAGCGGGCATTCTCGAATTGAATTTAGTACTCCTCTCGTTTTCAAACACACCAATAGCAACTGAAGACCCTGGCCCACTCAATTATCCAGTCTATTACTTTCTACTGTTCACTTTCCTCCAGGGCCCTCTCACCTAGGGGCCGTGTCCTTGACACTTTGCGTATGAAACGATATGGaaattatatttttcaaaaatttttttttcaaattttttttctttttcttgaaaaatttttcaaattggaaAGCTCATCTCTCTTAAATGTATAatactttctttctctaactcttgaaaaaatttatatacGGTCAAGAAGTTTTTCCTACATCGGTATACTACTGTTACATAAAGTTATTCTCCTAGAAAACTATTAGATTATCATCCACTCGATATATCTAAGTTAcctattatttttaataaCTTCGATCAAAAACACTCAAATCAATTAAACAGTAATGTCATTCAGACCAGGTAGTAGAGGTGGTTCCCGCGGTGGTTCCCGTGGTGGTTTCGGTGATAGAGGTGGCAGAGGTGGCTCCAGAGGTGGCTTCGGTGGTAGAGGTGGTTCCCGTGGTGGCTTCGGTGGTGACAGAGGCGGCAGAGGTGGCTTCGGTGGTAGAGGTGGTAGAGGTGGTTCTCGTGGTGGCTTCGGTGGTGATAGAGGCGGCAGAGGTGGCTTCGGCGGTAGAGGCGGCAGAGGTGGCGCCCGTGGTGGTGCTGCCGGTGGTGCCCGTGGTGGTGCCAAGGTTGTTATCGAACCTCACAGACATGCTGGTGTCTACATTGCCAGAGGTAAAGAAGATTTGTTAGTTACCAAGAACATGGCCCCAGGTGAATCTGTTTACGGTGAAAAGAGAGTTTCCGTTGAAGAACCATCCAAGGAAGATGGTGTTCCACCAACCAAGGTCGAATACCGTGTTTGGAATCCTTTCAGATCCAAGTTGGCTGCCGGTATTATGGGTGGTTTGGACGAATTATTCATTACCCCAGGTAAGAAGGTTCTATATCTAGGTGCTGCTTCCGGTACTTCTGTTTCTCACGTTTCGGATGTTGTTGGCCCAGAAGGTGTTGTCTATGCTGTCGAATTTTCTCACAGACCAGGTAGAGAATTGATCTCTATGGCTAAGAAGAGACCTAACATTATTCCAATTATTGAAGATGCTAGACACCCACAAAAATACAGAATGTTGATTGGTATGGTTGACTGTGTCTTCGCAGATGTTGCCCAACCTGATCAAGCTCGTATTATCGCATTGAACTCTCATATGTTCTTGAAGGACCAAGGTGGTGTTGTTATTTCTATTAAGGCTAACTGTATTGACTCTACTGTTGATGCTGAAACTGTTTTCGCTAGAGAAGTCCAAAAGTTACGTGAAGAACGTATCAAGCCATTAGAACAATTGACTTTGGAACCATACGAAAGAGACCATTGTATCGTCGTTGGTAGATATATGAGAAGtggtttgaagaaataaGCTGAGTAAAGGAAATTAGTCAAAAAGGTTTCCAGTAGTTTATTCAATTACTAGCAAGATTATTGTTtcgtttatatatatttccCCATTCAGTTTCACTTCctatttgaaatttttgtaaCCCTCGACTTTGTAAAATAGATATTACTAAATTCTTTTAGAGAACAAAAGTATTGTACGTACTCAccataaaaatataacatGAATTTATAAGACTATGTTATTGCTTTTTCAGAGCAGTCAAGTAGAGTAAATGTACGAAGTGGCACTCTTTTTGAGACCTTAAACCCGTTAATTATCCCAGCGAGTTGGCCTAGATTCAAAAACCTACTCGATGAACAGTCCGAAACACCCTTTTGGAACTTAAAGCTCAACCGTAATTCCGTGATGTATAGATGCATAAAGAATTTCTTCTGGTTAACAAGGAAATGTTGtgaagaaaatggtatATTAAACGGCAAGATTATCTTAAAGTAACGAACGACACGCCAGCGGGCCATCCGAACATTCCATTAGATACATGACAGATACgaaatgaaataaataaaccTATGCTAATTAAGTACCGTCAAACCATTTTGCAGTCGGGGAATAAGTTGTTTCCCAACACAGAGAGGTTTCTGAAGTCCTTGCTAGCCTTTGAGATAACTCAAAATGTGCTGATGGATCTTTCATGTTGAACGCAACTTTTCCATTTATAAGGTAACTGTCACTATTACGTATATGCTGACTTTCGTCTCTTACTTTTCCTAAGTAAATGTTATCATTATGTACGTAATTTGCGGTATTCACTATTTAACATCAATAAGAGGCAAAATACGACCGAAAGAGCGTTTTGTCAATAGAGAATAGAGCGTACTTCCGTCGTTTGGGAACAGTCTCGTTGAGAATTTTGACTAGCAGTTTCAGCCAGGGGTGAAACCTTTAAAAATCTGACTTAGGTGTTAATATTTGGATCGCGGAGAATTTTTAACAATTGGAGTAATACAATGCACAGTGCTGGTGATGATCGAACAAAGAGTGATCATACTCCGTCGGTCAGCCATCCAGACCACTCGATTATTTTGATAGATAGTGACAAGGAGGAAGACGCTTCTATCCGCGAGGCAAACTTGCCAGTGAGGTTGTATCCAGACAGAAGAGTAGGGAGACGACGTGATGCTCTGAATAGATTTATTAGATCGGATACAGCGGATGCGACTCCTCAGAGGATTAATACAACAGTACGTTCAGATTGCCCCGACACTCAAAATGATATTGATGACGTAACCATAATACGAGAAGTTGGGCGGTTTTTCGGGGATGATGGGCCCATTGATCCCTCTGCGCACTACGTTGATCTTGACCAAGAACCAGGCTCTGAAACAGTAGAAACTCCAAGAATAATACAAGTAAATAATACGAATGGGTATTTAAATGAAAATTCTAACGAGAACAATAACGATaacgataatgataacGATGATGGATTGACAATAGTTGAAGAGAGGACAACGCGACCTAGAATAACGCTAAATCTGCCGGGCGGAGAAAGGCTTGAGGTGAACGCAACGCCAACAGACATACCGACACGCAGGTCGTTTGAGTTTCAAGAAGACTTGGCTGCATCACGTAGGCAGCTCTTAAGAAGAAGTGCAGCACGAGCTCGTAATTTGTTTGTGGAACGGtctgacgaagatgatgaaaacgatgaagaaTGGACGGAAAATACCAATGACTTGCCTGAAACTATTCAAAGGGCTCGTAGAGAGAGCCATATGCGAATGAGCCGAAGGGTTGCAGAAAGACAGCATAGAATAAGAGCACAACAACAGAGGATGGTGAGTAACGACAATATGGGTACAGGTATTAGGCTGCAGTCAATCAGAGAACGGATTCAAGCGTATGTCCCAGACATTCGCAGTGCTTTTCATCATGCAGAATCACTACATGAGTTCAGGTCCATTCTACAAAATGTTGCTCCAGTTACCTTGCGAGAATGTGAGGGAGAGCTAATGGCATTATTTACTGAATTTAGAAACCAACTTTTACAAAACTGGGCTATTGATAGAGTTAGAAACACACAGGAAGAGGCTTTAAGGCTTCATCGGGAAGCATTGGAAGGACAAGAAAGAGTAGCCAGAGGAGCTTTCCATCATGGGGGGCCGTATCGTGAATCGATTTCGAGCTATCTAAACTTCAATGGTGAGGATGGCTTCTTAACTCGTCTGTGGGGTGGTCCGGTACTAAATGAAGCTGATGAAGAGCGCCACActcaaaatattattgatatgATTCAAGAGAGAGAAGAACGAGAACGAGACGTGGTTATGAAGAACTTAATGAACAAGACCAAAGCCCAGCAggatgaatttgaagagagAGCGGCAAACTTGCCTGAAGGATATAGTGCTTCATTTGATACCACACCAAAGATGAAATTAGATATCATGAAGAATGGGAAGGAAGAAACTATCACTGTTTTAGACGATGATCTGGCCAAAACCCTGGAAGATATTTCAGTATGCTGTTTATGTGGCGTAGAATTGGGTGTAGGAATACCGGACGATTTCACTGGGATGAGCCAAAAAGATCGTGGCATTTCATTTGAAGGGTTAGTATCGAGATACAAATTTCATTGCCCATACCAAACTTTAGCGAGACCGTCAGTATTGGATAGAGATTTATCAAAGCGAACATTTGTTGCATCCTGTGGCCATACATATTGCGGCAGGTGTTACGCCAGAATTGACAatgcaaagaagaaatctaAATCccccaaaaagaaattggcCGAGCTGAAAGGTTCAGCTCATCCTGATAACTATGGGCCCAAATTATGCCCCGCGGAATCGTGCAAGAAGCTGATTCGCTCAAGAGGAAGATTAAAGGAGGTTTACTTTTAATGATCAGTGTTCACAAATGCATTTCCACGATCACTTGTCATTCTATATTTggaatttcttttattttgttttcgtcACTTCTTTTGCATGGAGAGGCCCTGATACTCAAACAAGCATTTTTGGATTATTaattatattatttatttgcaTAAACGTTTCAATCACGCTTATTTACGTAAGATTTAAAGATCAGAAGTGCAGTCGTGGCGTACTCATAAAATGGTGTGATATGAAGACTTTGTTTCAAAATGGGCATGTTGCCTAAATCAACATATCTAAGGTGCAGCACAAACACAGCCCTGCTAGACAGCCTGTTAAACAATCCTGGTTACCACTACTAGCTGGCTGTTGTTGAATATAGATCGGCTGTTGTGGGTTCTGTGGCTGTTGGTAGTATTGgggttgttgttgttgttgatagTATTGGGGTTGCTGTTGGTAAtattgctgctgttgctgaGGCGGATAATATTGTTGGGTTTGTTGGGGAGCGAACCCTCTGGAACCAGACTCGTAACCTGGTGGTGGAGCATTTGGGCGGGAATACTGATTTAAACATGGGTGCAGGGTGAATTCAAGGACATGTTAGTAAAATGTGAATTTTAAAAGGTGAAATTGGTAAGAATTAACATACGGATTGTTTTGATGCAGAATTTCCGTAGTAATCTTGGGCAGACATGGCTTGAGTGTATGCTTAGTTTTTGGAATTCTTATGCATTTGACCCTGATATCCTTCAGGGTTTGCTTAAGTAAATACTTTGTTTATATTTCGTACTTCCCGATGCCGTTGAAAGTATCGTTTATTACGAGCGTGTCAACCCACTTACCAAGATATACCGCACTAGCAGCAGATGCTTTGAACGTTTTTACTCCACGCATTCAAGGTGATTATACGCACTAGGCTGGGCGTGAAATCGATTTTTCCCTGCTTCCTGTTACGTGGCCTGTGCGTGTTACTTTagtgtttttctttgcaatcGCCAGCATCAAACAGTGGCTGCTTTTCCCTTATGGTCGCTTTTAGTAGAGCATGCATCCATCTGCCCTCAGTTAAGTAAATGGAAGGCTCTTTACCTGCAAAACCtggaagaaacaaaatgaGTCGTCAATGGTTTTTAAGCAGTTTCTGCAGCCGATGAGGTATGTTGCGTCTCCATTGCAACTgtcttctctttctttttctcctGAACTGGTGACTCTCCCAGAAACAGCTCCACATTTGGTGGCACAAACCGCCGGCTCTTACTATGGCGCTTCACGTCAATGGCTTTCTAAATTAAGAACAGCACACATTAACGCTATTTTAATTGCTTGCAGTGGCAGTGGCTGttccaataaaaaaacgCGCATAACGCGTCTCGGGGTGCCTGAGACGGAGCGTTCACGAGATTTGCATATTCATCTTCAGGGAATCATTAATCTTTAATGAACTTTGGATCAAAATAGGACGAAGTAGAAGGGAAGTTGAGTCAGAAGACCTAGCTGTCAAGTGGAATCAACTATATCATGATACTTTCCAATAAGAGAAAT
Protein-coding sequences here:
- the TSC13 gene encoding trans-2-enoyl-CoA reductase (NADPH) TSC13, with the protein product MPATIKSRSKGLKDTEIDLSGKPTLDDVLKRISANNRNISKYRIRLTYKKESKQVPVISDTFFQEEANDSMEFFIKDLGPQISWRLVFFCEYLGPVLIHSLFYYLSTIPKVVERWHSSSSEYNPFLNRVAYSLIVAHYGKRLFETLFIHQFSLATMPIFNLFKNCFHYWVLSGIISFGYFGYGFPFGNAKLFKYYSYLKLDDLSTLISLFVVSELWNLYCHIKLRLWGDYQKKHGNPKVRVPLNQGIFNLFVAPNYTFEVWSWIWFTFVFKFNLFAVFFLTVSTAQMYAWAQKKNKKYHTRRAFLIPFVF
- the NOP1 gene encoding rRNA methyltransferase NOP1 is translated as MSFRPGSRGGSRGGSRGGFGDRGGRGGSRGGFGGRGGSRGGFGGDRGGRGGFGGRGGRGGSRGGFGGDRGGRGGFGGRGGRGGARGGAAGGARGGAKVVIEPHRHAGVYIARGKEDLLVTKNMAPGESVYGEKRVSVEEPSKEDGVPPTKVEYRVWNPFRSKLAAGIMGGLDELFITPGKKVLYLGAASGTSVSHVSDVVGPEGVVYAVEFSHRPGRELISMAKKRPNIIPIIEDARHPQKYRMLIGMVDCVFADVAQPDQARIIALNSHMFLKDQGGVVISIKANCIDSTVDAETVFAREVQKLREERIKPLEQLTLEPYERDHCIVVGRYMRSGLKK
- the SLX5 gene encoding SUMO-targeted ubiquitin ligase complex subunit SLX5, whose product is MHSAGDDRTKSDHTPSVSHPDHSIILIDSDKEEDASIREANLPVRLYPDRRVGRRRDALNRFIRSDTADATPQRINTTVRSDCPDTQNDIDDVTIIREVGRFFGDDGPIDPSAHYVDLDQEPGSETVETPRIIQVNNTNGYLNENSNENNNDNDNDNDDGLTIVEERTTRPRITLNLPGGERLEVNATPTDIPTRRSFEFQEDLAASRRQLLRRSAARARNLFVERSDEDDENDEEWTENTNDLPETIQRARRESHMRMSRRVAERQHRIRAQQQRMVSNDNMGTGIRLQSIRERIQAYVPDIRSAFHHAESLHEFRSILQNVAPVTLRECEGELMALFTEFRNQLLQNWAIDRVRNTQEEALRLHREALEGQERVARGAFHHGGPYRESISSYLNFNGEDGFLTRLWGGPVLNEADEERHTQNIIDMIQEREERERDVVMKNLMNKTKAQQDEFEERAANLPEGYSASFDTTPKMKLDIMKNGKEETITVLDDDLAKTLEDISVCCLCGVELGVGIPDDFTGMSQKDRGISFEGLVSRYKFHCPYQTLARPSVLDRDLSKRTFVASCGHTYCGRCYARIDNAKKKSKSPKKKLAELKGSAHPDNYGPKLCPAESCKKLIRSRGRLKEVYF